One stretch of Roseibium sp. HPY-6 DNA includes these proteins:
- a CDS encoding DUF5801 repeats-in-toxin domain-containing protein, with protein sequence MNEFVRIAQATPPATTESASAIAESTGPLVVERPLAQQSIVMLKGTDQFVDLRQILDETISFFRIDGDLQMIFADGGMVIIQDFFVGDSVADFLIVGDEEFLSLDDFVSLASVQLADEIQTAAGDTSNLATALGGVQSSGQTFEPTDIGALGDGLNVADLLVGEGPTERNFIVDDFSDGEENTSPEIGTPVDSTLDEQNLPEGTDPNNPVSATASLDVFFGDNAGSDVRLEFDGLPSGLTSDGETLIFNVVTNADGGETLSATKSVSGELVFTVALNVVGAGASLGGQYTFDLFGNLDHVAAGQGDSIPLVFGFNAIDTDGDADGDTFTVNIIDDQPEAGDSELASFDEQALSNGTDPGSSALVASGALNIQWGADDADGAADGATQDAPGGTGNRSVVFSPFTQDPGLTSDGVALTYELSENDTVLTAYKGDGRLDADKVFEVTLFDDDTGSYTFELFGNLDHPAPAVGVDSSSLNLTANYIASDGDGDSVVGSFSVAIIDDQPEAGDAVQRTVQEHDLANGTDPDPGALTKTGDLNIVWGADDADAADDGEFQDSPGGTGNRSVVFAAITDQPTQPTTSGGEALEYVLSQGGTVLTAYSGAGRLEADRVFEVSLSDDGTGSYTFELLGNIDHNPPNSIGQIVAWNLDFAFLAVDGDGDAVLGDFRVTVVDDEPLAGTAEQGTVEESDLPSGTDPDADALVQSGELNVIWGADDADTDDAGGVQDTPGIAGNRSITFAPIADQPTQATTSDTVALEYVLSENDTVLTAYKGAGRLDADKVFEVSLSDDGTGSYTFELFGNIDHTSGQTEAWDLDFTFVASDSDGDIVEGDFRVTVADDAPITGEAELGVVEEEELEGGLDDPYPFPLDGAASQAGAPLTDRFSGSLNIVWGADDNDIADSDLNGLPVQDDAAGADQRSVIFSDAADGLIADPASIVSVLDGNGDSIDLTSLTSRGDALSYVLSGDGTQLTAYAEYGQAGERSVFRVALSDDDSGSYTFILDDVLDHPIQDTTPFDEDALSLSFNYLAEDSDGDRALGSFEVLAIDDGPLFRTDDIHIVDGLALTSFTETAELRIPEVDTSGTIFSEIEVTTPGTIFDVNVSLELQHSFSGDLLVFLVHPDGTEIRLIQDSTARIQPVDGVVSFDDDAANTIGTDNTNIVGTWRPDSTLNLDFFEGRDQLGVWTLQVTDTLNGDTGQLVSWTLDIQTGVSAVVDEDDLSTQRGGGIDDNVDGNNDQATGDNATITNALLDSDSDPTTVFGNLGVLWGADNENSVENGGTSAGIGDRAVTFVEGTGGTIESLEALGLTSSGDALTYSLNATADILTATAGGRVVFTVELFDTDTGSFKFDLQDALDHPAGEAENDVILNFLFVATDSDGDTGTSTFSVAVDDDMLVVGDTVETVTLDEDDIVNPFSFGSEPGDGNADGSTTGLFDFIGPALAQGSFASIADFGADGPGATGGFGFSSDAISQMEALGLQSQGAALTFDVVDAAGASFLIGFVDDGSGSFDSFDDRPVISLELEETGDYILRLHDQLDHVAGNGENTTLSTVSGTLEQINFGAVIEVSDGDGDTVNLSGQLLVRVTDDIPGVDIWVEDYVRIDETYGLHSDNVFDPSTGEFDPDVVELFEDVERPGSDNDLPGPIYASFGVVGFDIVGGADDDPDIDLSLRIDDPNSGLTTTEGKAITLSLEDGLVVGRIDGNGDAVFAVHLAENGDVSIVQFQSLSHPDTTTSDEFISLDGKLSAVLTVTDADGDTATNEVSIGADVTFDDDGPEAFRRGSGITRNEGSSDTTLEGQLQFDGGADGATVTGITFVSDGDYIRAIDTDASGPARQGILSAEGLPIVWSDTTDVNGVITVTGVLEGTTTEAFEIIVNPDGSYTYQQFVGFDHPDANEDGRADQLTFRMRFTVTDGDGDTDTATAVFRVRDSGPEIGVAEDGLVEEDGIRAIADADLAIDWGEDDANGENGSPVERSVDFAEPIAADTISFSDHNGSLDALYSGGELVNFTYINGVLVGYTGAAPGNTTDSNVVLIAVLSAEGTGSYDFLLVQPLDHTAPDGSEQFIDLSITYNATDSDDDTTDDGTFTVRIDAAGTLTPIDYSNLSSGVFVNLSDQEQTYLGQTVSAETATDRDGVDPAVIGLDSVAGLDDATGGTGNDILVGNDQANTLSGNDGDDLIVGGAGDDVAIGGGGDDTLVWNVGDGQDQVQGSTLGGTGDTETDTFVVNGDTTDETFYVETVADYNARLGGAAQTLDPNTEVVVSRAVGNGASTIVAQLDNIDHIDINGMGGADNLIVSGDFSGTDLDATAITFTGGDETDTVDTTGVSSDHRVVFNGNGGEDLLLAGIGINTFNGGAGIDTADYSATSEAVYVRLDQPWATVAANRSLGWTALTQGIADGTIAHDDLVDVESIIGTDFNDLIIGSDEANVIEGGDGRDFIGGLAGNDQLFGEDGNDRLAGGSGFDLLDGGEGVDVADYSGDSAGIFARMDQSWVTSIANRSLGWTALTQGIANNTIEHDDLVSIENLIGSNSLDIIVGDAGDNTIWGRGGDDLIAGAGGENALFGEAGNDRLIGGSGADKLAGGADQDTLTGGAGADGFVFAAGEGSALLSGADRVTDFQDGIDTIVITGGLTYADISVGDDGSGNATIFDNVNNQFVAVIEGVSSTDLDASDFSFGSDPIVLDLDGDGIELVSAAAGVGFDHNNDGEVEQSGWVGKDDGLLVADLDGSGAIENGTEVFSEIFNGGSYADSLEALASLDANSDGVIDKNDAAFDTIKVWQDANSDGVTQEGELQSLEALGIEAISLEAESVYRDEEGNSIYAEGSFSKADGSTGSYAGVSFSVASEDGQDVEETVRQSTAIAAGIALVLYSASSQEVEAGLSQIAVTGAPEHGEVSVSDDFTVTFTPAAGYEGGDSVELELVHADGSVVTRAVEIEVRADETTSSSEPVAAAEQTNTTVDNETQTESLAASADVAELGTLVTGSVIKGDDGDNILVGTDGDDVLIGGLGTDTLTGGGGADTFVLNSLAEADIITDYAFADGDKIDLGELLDGAFATAANAGEFVRAEKQADGAVRLEVDLDGQGTAHDWQDAATLQNHSSMGETIRVVLDVEGSEAQIPVNVA encoded by the coding sequence ATGAACGAGTTTGTCCGCATAGCGCAAGCGACCCCTCCGGCAACAACAGAGAGCGCTTCGGCTATTGCTGAAAGTACCGGTCCTTTGGTGGTTGAACGTCCGCTTGCCCAACAGAGCATCGTGATGCTCAAGGGAACAGACCAGTTTGTCGACCTGCGGCAAATCCTAGATGAGACGATTTCGTTCTTCCGCATCGACGGTGATTTGCAGATGATTTTCGCCGACGGCGGCATGGTCATCATCCAGGACTTTTTTGTCGGAGACAGTGTTGCCGACTTCCTCATTGTCGGTGATGAGGAGTTTCTGTCGCTCGATGACTTCGTCTCTCTTGCAAGCGTTCAACTGGCAGATGAAATCCAGACCGCGGCGGGAGACACCAGCAATCTGGCGACGGCTCTTGGCGGTGTGCAAAGTTCCGGACAGACGTTTGAGCCGACCGATATCGGTGCCCTGGGTGACGGTCTCAACGTGGCCGACCTGCTCGTTGGGGAAGGCCCCACGGAACGTAATTTCATTGTCGACGATTTTTCAGACGGTGAAGAGAACACATCTCCGGAAATCGGCACGCCAGTCGACAGCACGCTGGACGAACAAAACCTCCCCGAAGGCACCGATCCGAACAATCCGGTCTCTGCCACTGCGAGTCTGGATGTCTTTTTCGGAGACAATGCAGGCAGCGACGTCAGGCTTGAATTCGATGGACTGCCAAGCGGCCTGACATCTGATGGCGAGACATTGATCTTCAATGTGGTGACCAACGCTGACGGCGGAGAGACACTTTCTGCAACCAAATCGGTATCAGGCGAACTCGTTTTCACAGTTGCGTTAAACGTTGTCGGTGCCGGCGCATCCTTGGGCGGTCAGTACACGTTCGACCTCTTCGGCAATTTGGATCACGTTGCTGCGGGGCAGGGCGACAGCATTCCGCTGGTATTTGGTTTCAACGCGATCGATACCGACGGAGACGCCGACGGCGACACCTTCACGGTCAACATCATCGATGACCAGCCTGAAGCGGGCGACTCCGAGCTGGCATCGTTTGACGAACAGGCTTTGAGCAATGGGACCGACCCGGGATCATCGGCGCTGGTGGCGAGCGGCGCGCTGAATATCCAGTGGGGTGCTGACGACGCGGACGGCGCGGCAGACGGCGCCACCCAGGATGCCCCTGGCGGTACCGGCAACCGGTCCGTCGTCTTTTCACCGTTTACACAAGACCCGGGCCTGACCTCCGATGGCGTAGCGCTGACATATGAGTTGTCGGAAAACGATACGGTTTTGACGGCGTACAAAGGCGACGGCCGTCTGGATGCAGACAAAGTGTTCGAAGTGACGCTTTTCGACGACGACACCGGTTCTTACACTTTCGAACTCTTCGGTAATCTTGATCATCCAGCTCCTGCAGTGGGTGTGGACTCGTCATCTTTGAACCTGACGGCCAACTATATTGCGAGTGACGGAGATGGTGATTCAGTCGTCGGCAGTTTTTCCGTAGCGATCATTGACGACCAGCCGGAAGCAGGGGATGCCGTTCAACGTACGGTGCAGGAGCATGATCTTGCGAACGGAACGGATCCTGACCCGGGCGCGCTTACAAAAACAGGCGACCTGAATATCGTTTGGGGAGCGGATGATGCGGATGCCGCCGACGATGGCGAATTCCAGGACTCCCCAGGCGGTACCGGAAACCGCTCGGTCGTGTTTGCGGCAATCACAGATCAGCCGACCCAGCCGACCACCTCAGGTGGTGAAGCCCTGGAATATGTTCTTTCGCAGGGCGGCACTGTTCTGACCGCCTATAGTGGCGCAGGCCGCTTGGAAGCGGACAGAGTGTTCGAGGTCTCGCTTTCCGACGATGGTACCGGCTCTTATACCTTCGAGCTTCTCGGCAACATCGATCACAATCCACCAAACTCCATTGGCCAGATAGTGGCGTGGAACCTGGACTTTGCTTTTCTCGCCGTGGACGGTGACGGCGACGCGGTCTTGGGCGACTTCCGTGTGACTGTCGTCGACGATGAACCACTCGCCGGTACGGCTGAGCAGGGCACGGTTGAGGAAAGTGATCTGCCATCAGGTACGGATCCCGATGCCGACGCGCTTGTGCAATCGGGCGAGCTAAATGTCATTTGGGGCGCCGATGATGCCGATACCGATGATGCCGGCGGTGTACAGGACACGCCCGGCATTGCCGGCAACCGATCTATTACCTTCGCGCCGATCGCGGACCAGCCAACACAGGCAACCACATCGGACACTGTTGCGCTTGAATACGTCCTTTCGGAAAACGATACGGTTCTGACAGCCTACAAAGGGGCAGGCCGACTGGACGCAGACAAGGTGTTCGAAGTTTCGCTGTCCGATGACGGGACCGGGTCCTACACATTCGAACTATTTGGCAATATCGACCACACGAGCGGGCAGACCGAGGCCTGGGATCTGGACTTTACCTTCGTTGCCAGCGATAGCGACGGCGACATAGTGGAAGGTGATTTCCGGGTAACGGTTGCAGACGACGCGCCGATAACAGGTGAAGCTGAGCTTGGCGTTGTGGAAGAGGAGGAGCTGGAGGGAGGGCTCGACGATCCTTATCCGTTTCCACTTGACGGTGCTGCCAGTCAGGCGGGTGCGCCGCTTACCGATAGATTTTCCGGATCGCTCAACATTGTCTGGGGTGCTGACGACAACGACATTGCTGATAGCGATTTGAACGGATTACCAGTACAGGATGATGCAGCAGGTGCAGACCAGCGGTCCGTCATTTTCTCGGATGCCGCGGACGGTCTGATCGCAGATCCTGCCAGCATCGTTTCTGTCCTCGACGGAAACGGCGACAGCATCGATCTTACTTCGCTGACATCCCGCGGAGATGCGCTGAGTTATGTTTTGTCCGGCGACGGAACCCAACTAACTGCTTACGCGGAGTATGGCCAAGCTGGGGAACGCAGTGTGTTCCGCGTGGCTCTTTCTGACGATGACAGTGGATCCTATACATTCATTCTCGACGACGTTCTGGATCATCCCATTCAGGACACGACGCCGTTCGACGAGGATGCGCTTTCCTTGAGCTTCAACTATCTGGCGGAAGACAGCGATGGCGATCGCGCGCTCGGCAGTTTCGAAGTTCTGGCAATCGACGACGGTCCGCTGTTCCGGACCGACGACATTCATATAGTCGATGGTTTAGCGCTAACTTCCTTTACCGAAACGGCGGAGCTGCGCATTCCGGAAGTCGACACAAGCGGCACGATTTTTTCCGAGATCGAGGTAACGACACCGGGTACCATTTTCGACGTTAACGTGTCGTTGGAACTTCAACACAGTTTCAGCGGCGATTTGCTCGTTTTCCTGGTGCATCCGGACGGCACGGAAATCAGGCTCATACAGGATTCCACTGCGCGAATACAACCGGTAGACGGTGTCGTTTCGTTTGACGACGATGCTGCGAACACCATTGGAACCGATAATACGAACATCGTGGGCACGTGGCGACCTGACAGCACGCTCAACCTTGATTTTTTTGAGGGCCGCGATCAACTTGGAGTTTGGACGCTACAGGTAACCGACACCTTGAACGGCGACACCGGTCAACTCGTCTCGTGGACGCTCGACATTCAGACCGGGGTCTCGGCTGTGGTTGACGAAGACGATTTGTCGACGCAGCGCGGGGGCGGTATCGACGACAATGTCGACGGCAATAACGATCAGGCAACCGGCGACAACGCTACGATCACCAACGCTCTGCTGGACAGTGACAGCGATCCGACGACTGTTTTCGGAAATCTCGGCGTCCTTTGGGGGGCTGACAACGAGAACAGCGTCGAAAATGGTGGCACAAGCGCGGGTATAGGCGACCGTGCCGTCACGTTCGTTGAAGGTACCGGAGGCACGATCGAGAGCCTTGAGGCACTTGGTTTGACCTCAAGCGGGGACGCTCTCACCTATAGCCTCAACGCGACAGCCGACATATTGACCGCAACGGCGGGTGGACGCGTTGTTTTCACAGTCGAACTCTTTGATACAGACACCGGCTCATTCAAGTTCGATCTTCAAGACGCTCTGGATCATCCTGCCGGAGAAGCCGAAAACGACGTTATCCTGAATTTCCTTTTTGTTGCCACGGATAGTGACGGTGACACGGGTACGTCCACATTCTCCGTTGCCGTTGATGACGACATGCTCGTCGTTGGAGACACTGTCGAAACTGTCACGCTCGACGAAGACGATATTGTCAATCCGTTTTCGTTTGGATCGGAGCCGGGCGACGGCAATGCGGATGGTTCGACGACCGGTTTGTTCGATTTCATCGGACCGGCTTTGGCGCAGGGCTCATTTGCATCAATTGCCGACTTCGGCGCGGACGGGCCGGGCGCGACGGGTGGATTCGGATTTTCCTCCGATGCCATATCGCAAATGGAAGCCTTGGGTCTGCAGTCCCAGGGCGCGGCTCTCACGTTCGATGTTGTGGATGCCGCCGGCGCGTCCTTCCTTATCGGGTTTGTCGATGATGGCAGCGGCAGCTTCGATTCCTTCGATGACCGGCCGGTGATCAGCCTGGAGCTGGAAGAAACCGGTGATTACATACTCCGTCTGCACGACCAGCTCGATCATGTCGCCGGCAACGGAGAAAACACGACGCTGAGCACCGTGTCCGGCACGCTCGAGCAGATCAATTTCGGCGCCGTGATCGAGGTGTCTGATGGAGACGGCGATACTGTCAACCTGTCCGGACAGCTGCTCGTTCGGGTGACCGACGATATTCCGGGAGTGGATATCTGGGTTGAAGACTATGTTCGCATTGATGAAACATATGGTCTGCACAGCGACAATGTCTTCGATCCGTCAACCGGAGAATTTGATCCGGACGTCGTTGAACTCTTCGAAGATGTTGAACGCCCGGGTTCGGACAATGATTTGCCCGGACCGATCTATGCCAGTTTTGGCGTTGTCGGGTTCGACATTGTCGGTGGCGCAGATGATGATCCGGACATTGATCTTTCCCTGCGTATTGACGATCCCAATTCAGGTCTGACGACCACCGAAGGCAAAGCGATCACGCTTTCCCTGGAAGACGGTCTTGTCGTGGGACGCATCGATGGGAACGGAGACGCTGTTTTTGCTGTTCATCTGGCTGAAAACGGCGACGTTAGCATCGTTCAGTTCCAGTCCTTGTCGCATCCAGATACAACGACCTCCGACGAATTTATTTCGCTGGATGGCAAGTTGTCAGCGGTGCTGACAGTGACAGACGCCGATGGCGACACTGCCACAAATGAAGTTTCGATCGGCGCAGACGTCACCTTCGACGATGACGGTCCCGAAGCCTTCAGGCGCGGATCCGGTATCACGCGGAACGAGGGCAGCTCTGATACCACACTAGAAGGCCAACTTCAGTTTGACGGCGGTGCAGACGGCGCCACGGTCACCGGGATCACCTTTGTTTCCGACGGAGACTACATTCGTGCAATCGACACGGACGCGAGCGGCCCCGCACGGCAGGGCATTCTGTCGGCGGAAGGCCTTCCCATCGTCTGGTCGGATACGACAGACGTTAACGGCGTCATCACCGTTACGGGTGTCCTTGAAGGCACGACGACCGAGGCCTTTGAAATCATTGTCAATCCTGACGGCAGCTATACCTACCAGCAATTCGTCGGCTTTGATCACCCGGATGCGAATGAAGACGGCCGGGCCGATCAGCTGACGTTCCGGATGCGGTTTACCGTAACGGATGGAGATGGTGACACGGATACGGCGACCGCCGTCTTCCGGGTGAGAGATTCCGGACCGGAGATCGGCGTTGCCGAAGATGGTCTTGTTGAAGAAGACGGCATTCGCGCCATCGCCGACGCGGATCTTGCGATCGACTGGGGGGAAGACGACGCAAATGGTGAGAACGGATCGCCGGTTGAACGCTCGGTTGATTTCGCAGAACCCATTGCCGCCGACACTATTTCTTTCTCAGACCACAACGGAAGTCTGGACGCGTTGTATTCCGGTGGTGAGCTTGTCAATTTCACCTATATAAACGGTGTTCTCGTCGGATATACCGGCGCAGCTCCTGGAAACACAACGGACAGCAACGTCGTCCTGATCGCTGTGCTTTCTGCAGAAGGAACCGGTAGCTACGATTTCTTGCTCGTGCAGCCGCTCGATCACACGGCGCCGGACGGATCGGAACAGTTCATTGATTTGAGCATCACGTATAACGCGACGGATTCCGACGACGATACGACAGACGACGGAACTTTCACCGTGCGTATCGATGCGGCAGGCACATTGACGCCTATCGATTATTCGAACCTGTCGTCTGGTGTCTTCGTCAACCTGAGTGATCAGGAACAAACCTATCTTGGTCAGACGGTTTCCGCAGAGACGGCGACTGATCGCGATGGTGTTGATCCGGCAGTCATCGGCCTGGACAGTGTCGCTGGTCTTGATGACGCTACCGGCGGCACAGGCAATGACATTCTTGTCGGAAATGATCAGGCAAATACACTCTCTGGAAATGACGGCGACGATCTAATCGTCGGCGGCGCCGGGGACGATGTGGCCATTGGCGGCGGCGGGGACGATACGCTCGTCTGGAACGTTGGAGACGGCCAGGATCAGGTTCAGGGAAGTACGCTCGGCGGGACCGGTGATACGGAAACGGATACGTTTGTCGTAAACGGCGATACCACTGACGAAACTTTCTATGTCGAAACGGTTGCCGACTACAACGCGCGACTTGGTGGGGCCGCACAAACGCTTGACCCGAATACCGAAGTGGTCGTGTCACGCGCCGTCGGAAATGGTGCCTCCACGATTGTGGCGCAACTCGACAATATCGATCATATCGACATCAATGGTATGGGCGGGGCCGACAATCTCATCGTCTCTGGCGACTTCAGCGGTACGGATCTCGATGCAACGGCAATTACGTTTACCGGTGGAGACGAAACCGATACCGTCGATACGACCGGTGTAAGCAGCGATCACCGCGTTGTCTTCAACGGCAATGGCGGCGAAGATCTGCTCCTTGCCGGGATCGGCATCAATACGTTTAACGGTGGTGCCGGAATCGATACGGCTGACTATTCTGCTACTTCCGAAGCGGTCTATGTGCGTCTTGATCAGCCTTGGGCGACAGTTGCGGCCAACCGGTCGCTTGGATGGACCGCTCTGACCCAGGGAATTGCCGATGGTACCATTGCGCACGATGATCTCGTTGATGTTGAGAGTATCATTGGGACCGACTTCAACGATCTCATCATCGGAAGCGATGAAGCCAATGTCATAGAGGGTGGGGATGGCCGAGACTTTATCGGCGGCCTTGCCGGCAATGACCAGCTGTTCGGTGAAGACGGCAACGACCGCCTCGCCGGCGGTTCCGGCTTTGACCTTCTTGATGGTGGTGAAGGTGTTGATGTCGCAGACTATTCTGGCGATTCTGCTGGGATTTTTGCGCGAATGGATCAATCCTGGGTCACGTCGATCGCCAACAGAAGCCTGGGCTGGACTGCACTGACGCAAGGCATCGCCAACAATACAATCGAACACGATGATCTGGTGAGCATTGAAAACCTGATTGGTTCAAATTCACTGGACATCATCGTTGGCGATGCGGGCGACAATACGATCTGGGGCCGTGGCGGCGATGATTTGATCGCAGGAGCGGGTGGTGAAAATGCTCTGTTTGGTGAGGCGGGTAACGATAGGCTGATTGGTGGTTCCGGTGCCGACAAGCTTGCAGGCGGTGCGGATCAAGACACGCTGACCGGTGGTGCTGGTGCAGATGGGTTCGTGTTTGCAGCCGGAGAGGGCAGTGCTTTGCTTTCCGGCGCTGATCGCGTTACCGACTTCCAGGACGGTATCGACACGATTGTAATCACTGGGGGGCTGACCTACGCCGATATTTCGGTCGGAGACGACGGTTCGGGCAATGCAACCATTTTCGACAACGTCAACAATCAGTTTGTGGCGGTGATCGAAGGTGTCTCTTCGACAGACCTTGATGCCTCAGATTTCAGTTTTGGATCAGACCCGATTGTGCTTGATCTGGACGGTGACGGGATCGAGCTGGTGTCGGCAGCGGCGGGTGTCGGTTTTGATCATAACAATGACGGTGAGGTCGAGCAGTCCGGATGGGTTGGAAAAGACGATGGCCTGCTGGTCGCTGATCTCGACGGTTCCGGTGCAATCGAAAATGGCACGGAAGTGTTCTCGGAGATCTTCAATGGTGGTTCTTATGCGGATTCACTCGAAGCGCTTGCCTCACTTGACGCCAACTCCGACGGTGTGATCGATAAGAATGATGCTGCATTTGACACCATCAAAGTCTGGCAGGATGCGAATTCCGACGGCGTGACGCAAGAAGGTGAATTGCAGTCTTTGGAAGCGCTTGGAATAGAGGCAATCAGCCTTGAGGCTGAGAGTGTCTATCGGGATGAGGAAGGCAATTCCATCTACGCTGAAGGCTCTTTTTCGAAAGCCGACGGCAGCACAGGCAGCTATGCCGGTGTTTCTTTCTCTGTCGCATCCGAAGATGGACAGGACGTTGAAGAAACCGTGCGTCAATCAACGGCAATCGCAGCCGGAATTGCGCTGGTGCTTTATTCCGCATCGTCACAAGAAGTCGAGGCGGGATTGTCTCAGATCGCGGTTACCGGCGCTCCAGAACACGGTGAAGTTTCCGTCTCTGATGACTTCACGGTGACGTTCACTCCCGCTGCAGGGTATGAGGGTGGAGACTCAGTCGAGCTTGAACTCGTCCATGCCGACGGTTCTGTTGTGACCCGAGCCGTCGAGATTGAAGTTCGAGCAGACGAAACCACCTCGTCGTCCGAACCGGTTGCAGCGGCAGAACAGACGAACACCACCGTTGACAATGAGACACAGACGGAAAGTCTTGCGGCTTCAGCTGATGTTGCCGAGTTGGGTACTCTGGTTACGGGATCTGTCATCAAAGGCGACGACGGCGACAACATCCTTGTCGGGACTGATGGGGATGACGTTCTGATAGGTGGTCTCGGTACCGACACTTTGACCGGTGGCGGCGGCGCAGACACGTTTGTCCTCAACTCGCTTGCCGAGGCCGATATCATTACGGATTATGCATTCGCAGACGGCGACAAAATCGATCTTGGAGAACTTCTCGACGGAGCGTTTGCAACGGCTGCGAATGCCGGTGAATTTGTCCGCGCTGAAAAACAGGCGGACGGCGCAGTCAGGCTGGAAGTTGACCTTGACGGTCAAGGCACAGCGCACGACTGGCAAGATGCAGCGACGCTTCAAAATCATAGCTCGATGGGCGAAACAATTCGTGTCGTGCTCGATGTTGAAGGAAGCGAAGCGCAGATTCCGGTAAACGTTGCCTAA
- a CDS encoding ABC transporter ATP-binding protein encodes MKRQPAENPAIVSLKGVSKSFQNGTVALEDFTLTIRPREFLSLLGPSGCGKSTVLRIVAGLADPSGGQVTWPQEPANRLEHDLSFVFQEPTLMPWATVYENVRLPLRLKGVVERTARPRILEALEMVGLSQFAQSYPRELSGGMKMRVSIARALVTQPRVLLMDEPFAALDEITRFKLNNDLLRLWQRFDLTIVFVTHSVFESVYLSERIAVMRARPGRIAADIAIDTHLQRNEAFRTSVEYAGLCGQVSAALHKAMGEDADAFEHI; translated from the coding sequence ATGAAGCGTCAGCCTGCCGAAAATCCCGCCATCGTCTCCCTGAAGGGCGTTTCAAAGAGCTTTCAGAATGGCACTGTCGCTCTTGAAGATTTCACCCTCACTATCCGGCCGAGAGAATTCCTTTCGCTGCTCGGACCTTCCGGATGCGGTAAGTCGACGGTGCTGCGCATCGTTGCCGGTCTTGCAGATCCATCAGGTGGTCAAGTGACCTGGCCACAAGAACCGGCAAACCGACTTGAGCACGATCTAAGCTTCGTTTTTCAGGAGCCGACGCTGATGCCCTGGGCAACGGTTTATGAAAATGTCCGGTTGCCCTTGCGACTGAAAGGCGTCGTGGAAAGAACCGCACGTCCACGGATCCTCGAAGCCCTTGAAATGGTCGGGTTGAGCCAGTTCGCACAAAGTTATCCGCGCGAATTGTCAGGCGGTATGAAGATGAGGGTGTCGATAGCGCGTGCCCTCGTGACGCAGCCAAGGGTTTTGCTGATGGACGAACCCTTTGCCGCTTTGGATGAGATCACCCGTTTCAAGTTGAACAACGATCTGCTGCGGCTTTGGCAGCGATTTGATCTGACGATCGTTTTTGTCACACATTCCGTTTTCGAGTCCGTCTACCTTTCCGAGCGGATTGCCGTCATGCGGGCTCGACCGGGGCGCATTGCAGCAGACATTGCGATCGATACACACCTTCAGCGCAATGAGGCGTTTCGAACCTCTGTGGAATATGCCGGTCTTTGTGGCCAGGTTTCCGCCGCTCTGCATAAAGCGATGGGCGAGGATGCGGACGCGTTCGAACATATCTGA
- a CDS encoding VPLPA-CTERM sorting domain-containing protein: MYKKILAAGLLSLGLITSANAGSVGFQVNDVFGTPFSGTAVDTDACTLGPDCVGFLIPLNGDTKSLFLGFDAVSTTSASVLNLTFQDLDLVGVNDPSRLLEQVSVFNGGGDLLGAFTDVNDPGVSGDNDIQAISIALGVLPANSFYAQLDFSVQSPLRGGNTAEFLVAEIQAVPVPAALPFLMAGLGALGFMGWRRNRSEA, from the coding sequence ATGTACAAAAAAATACTTGCGGCCGGACTGCTCAGTCTTGGTCTCATAACATCAGCAAATGCCGGTTCGGTCGGTTTCCAGGTGAATGATGTTTTCGGTACGCCGTTTTCAGGAACCGCCGTGGATACCGATGCCTGTACACTTGGACCGGACTGTGTCGGCTTTCTCATCCCCCTGAACGGAGACACGAAGTCGCTGTTCTTGGGGTTTGATGCCGTGAGCACGACGTCCGCGTCGGTCTTGAACCTTACTTTCCAGGATCTGGACCTTGTGGGAGTGAACGATCCCTCGCGGCTTCTGGAACAGGTCTCCGTTTTCAATGGTGGCGGGGACTTGCTTGGAGCTTTCACCGATGTCAACGACCCGGGTGTTTCGGGCGACAATGACATTCAGGCAATTTCGATAGCGCTTGGAGTGCTGCCTGCCAATTCGTTTTACGCGCAGCTGGACTTTTCCGTGCAATCGCCGCTAAGGGGCGGGAACACCGCTGAGTTTTTGGTGGCCGAAATACAGGCTGTACCGGTCCCTGCGGCCCTTCCTTTCCTGATGGCCGGCCTTGGCGCCCTTGGCTTCATGGGATGGCGCCGGAATCGTTCCGAAGCCTGA